The proteins below come from a single Parcubacteria group bacterium genomic window:
- a CDS encoding GxxExxY protein, with amino-acid sequence MVQTYANNKYYKSDITGKIIGCAQKVHQYLGNGFQEVIYQRALEIEFSKEDLKFEREKEMDIFYESAMIGKRRVDFLVDGDIMVELKAITKLEEVNVAQLINYIEAYKVKVGLLINFGAKSLEVRRYIK; translated from the coding sequence GTGGTTCAGACATATGCCAACAATAAATACTACAAATCCGACATAACCGGAAAGATTATCGGCTGTGCGCAAAAAGTTCATCAGTATCTAGGCAATGGATTTCAAGAGGTAATCTACCAACGCGCACTGGAAATAGAATTTAGCAAAGAAGATTTGAAATTTGAAAGAGAGAAAGAAATGGATATCTTTTACGAATCCGCGATGATTGGTAAAAGAAGAGTCGATTTCCTAGTTGATGGTGACATCATGGTAGAACTAAAAGCCATCACAAAACTGGAAGAAGTAAATGTTGCTCAGTTGATAAATTACATTGAAGCCTATAAAGTTAAAGTAGGACTATTGATTAATTTCGGAGCAAAAAGTTTGGAAGTTAGAAGATATATTAAGTAA
- a CDS encoding DUF2341 domain-containing protein, producing the protein MPTLKQKFQRLMLHLIRGLFKFAKFLKRIFQSKKAKTLALAILLVIIILPIYFWLSGRSTEASWWDEKWAFRKSIQLTNSGAVQTNVYVALTVDTSDTTKFQADCGDLRFTKNDGKVMPYLIVSGCGTANTSVYVSFETFPAGEQAIWEYYGNPGAENGFTQTQTGAVTQANMKLSIVNGTAFVDFSAANVLTNNLNSKLFIADNAGLELIGYIKAAGSGESLGSELVLNPGFETGDPPSDWHAWYATLSRVTDPRPGSSGAYSLNVLATGNTAGASSDIIFTSGALYYMSIWLRNVDQTDGACLFQTFDYYNLCSIDSGDTAWTSCGGYRTKADIAQGIDPNWWSPISPVGKSFRVDDASARQIISPSVTGTTITSTQNGSTFNWTSEESGFNRNDTSNYTYTIFPTNFSTEASTYSVGALGTEEISPAPVAYWSFDEGQGAVAHDESANKNDGSITGATWKPESDCVSGKCLSFNGTSDYVDMGNDSSLDMTGDFTLSLWFNSKTWTTGSAYKTLMSKRDEYGSMDWEWFYNSGDSAMEFWFGTSGIGQLYFSLGVDPSTNQWHHIILTRSGNDFEMYLDGVSKGTDSSSASIPTGDKLRIGAWFGGGAVNTDSLFQGSIDEPKIYPYARTQAQILQDYNAGLASQSAPQGASAAFGSESTKWLTDGLVGYWKMDEASWSGTSGEVKDASDNNNNGTSAGGVTTAGGKFGNGGSFDGGDDYVNVGALNDATAFDNSFSISGWFYRNVNDTSEDHIIDLDFQKQIHITSNQLNFQDPADGLYLSSTGTITQNTWYHFSIVYDFSGKNLIMYLNGEKNNQTSATLSLLTPNVRMGEYIGGGNYYFPGKIDETRIYNRALSPSEIKKLYEWAPGPVLHLKMDEKVQGDAKTIADDSTYGNNGTTHYGANTTGMDCTVPGKFGSACNFDGVDDWINCGNGSSLQSSGTVSVGMWINSSHAGWNLFAKKQLYNDNGWWFGTDTLGRLYLYILSGGTFRAQNAPTVVTDGKWHFVSATYDGYKVVYYVDGVNTYTYDWGSYLAVGNTSYDLYIASGPSEDPFLGLIDDVRVYNYARTQQQILDDMLGTPEPAGGGGNSQPIANYNFNEGYGSVAHNSGYGGASLAGNLGVGSSAPTWTNDGKNGKALSFDGTNDYVDAGTYGARPEFSVSYWCKPTAGESCEISKYFNGGDWGGEWVVAVDPDHKAHFSDWIGSYHDTTGTTVMQSGQWYHFVFSFDSSDTKKIFINGKLEASLALSGDIESLTAQKIIIGGRSLDNSPAYAGGVFDDVKLYNYALTEDEVKSDYNSGYSAVVGSSGTTSAGAPSNSDSRQYCVPGDTSTCSAPVGEWLMDEKVSGDAKNLNDTSGNGNNGTTVDGANNTGMDCTQPGKVGKACTFDGVDDYAALGTDLISTNTVTVCAWIKPQGKNVFDGIVSNSRFVFMSYNHGANLALTSDDGSSAVISDKTLNLNTWQYVCGVRLSNGTGTLYINGAQSGSSNTGTPVTGYGLAIGNSQIGEHPYGGQIDQVRIYNYARTPAQIAWEYNQGRPIAEWRMNECQGTAIHDDSGNGNTGTLNLGASGQTTTGTCSANANTPWYNGRTGKYAASLNFDGGDDWALVSNSSSLNITGNSMTVSMWAKSSSPGNWEGLVWKSDAPLSYGYLLYTGSAGNLQFGVHTTNSGGVISGDSGNIVWDNSWHFITGIYDGANVYIYVDGIARNHAAATGNIVSSDSVPLYLGSSNNGYFFPGQIDEVKIFNYALTAEQVKQLYNNSSALNFQ; encoded by the coding sequence ATGCCAACCCTCAAACAAAAATTCCAACGCCTAATGCTCCACCTCATCCGTGGCCTGTTTAAATTCGCCAAATTTTTGAAAAGAATTTTTCAATCCAAAAAAGCCAAAACCCTCGCCCTGGCCATTTTATTAGTGATAATAATTTTACCAATTTACTTCTGGCTTTCTGGCAGAAGCACCGAAGCTTCCTGGTGGGATGAAAAATGGGCCTTTCGCAAATCAATCCAACTGACCAACAGCGGAGCAGTGCAAACGAATGTCTATGTCGCGCTCACCGTGGACACTTCCGACACGACTAAATTCCAAGCCGATTGCGGAGATTTGCGTTTCACCAAGAATGACGGCAAGGTTATGCCCTATCTGATTGTTTCCGGTTGCGGAACGGCCAATACTTCGGTCTATGTCAGCTTTGAAACTTTCCCGGCAGGTGAGCAAGCCATTTGGGAATATTATGGCAACCCCGGTGCGGAAAATGGTTTTACTCAGACGCAGACGGGAGCAGTGACGCAAGCGAATATGAAACTATCCATTGTTAACGGCACCGCTTTTGTCGATTTTTCTGCTGCCAACGTTCTCACTAATAATTTGAATAGCAAACTGTTTATTGCCGATAATGCAGGATTAGAATTGATTGGCTATATCAAGGCGGCGGGGTCAGGGGAGTCGCTGGGAAGCGAATTAGTATTAAATCCCGGATTTGAAACTGGCGATCCGCCTTCCGATTGGCATGCCTGGTACGCGACACTCAGTCGAGTGACTGATCCGAGGCCGGGGAGCTCAGGAGCGTATTCGTTGAATGTTTTGGCAACTGGCAATACGGCAGGGGCCTCATCGGATATCATATTTACGTCCGGTGCACTTTACTATATGAGTATCTGGCTGCGCAATGTTGATCAAACAGATGGTGCTTGTCTTTTCCAAACTTTTGATTATTATAACTTATGTTCTATTGACAGTGGCGATACAGCCTGGACTAGTTGTGGTGGGTACAGGACAAAAGCAGATATAGCTCAAGGCATTGATCCAAACTGGTGGAGCCCCATCTCACCAGTCGGCAAGAGTTTTAGAGTGGATGATGCCTCTGCTAGGCAGATTATTTCTCCCTCTGTTACCGGCACCACCATCACTTCGACCCAAAATGGCTCGACATTCAATTGGACGAGTGAGGAAAGTGGTTTCAATCGCAATGATACTTCTAACTATACCTACACAATTTTCCCCACCAATTTCTCCACCGAAGCGTCAACCTATTCTGTTGGCGCGCTGGGAACCGAAGAAATATCGCCAGCCCCGGTCGCCTATTGGTCATTCGATGAAGGTCAAGGCGCGGTCGCGCACGATGAAAGTGCCAACAAAAATGACGGCAGCATCACCGGGGCGACGTGGAAGCCGGAGAGTGATTGTGTGAGTGGGAAGTGTCTTTCGTTTAATGGGACGAGTGATTATGTGGATATGGGCAACGATAGCAGTCTTGATATGACAGGAGATTTTACTCTTTCTCTTTGGTTTAATTCTAAAACATGGACAACGGGATCCGCATATAAAACATTGATGAGCAAGCGGGATGAATATGGTAGTATGGACTGGGAATGGTTTTATAATAGCGGAGATTCGGCCATGGAGTTTTGGTTTGGAACCAGCGGAATAGGCCAGTTGTATTTTTCTCTCGGAGTTGACCCATCCACTAATCAATGGCATCACATCATTTTAACCCGGAGTGGCAACGACTTTGAAATGTATTTAGACGGTGTGAGTAAAGGGACAGATTCCAGTTCTGCTTCAATTCCTACAGGTGATAAATTGCGGATAGGCGCTTGGTTTGGTGGTGGAGCAGTTAATACAGATTCATTGTTTCAAGGCTCCATCGACGAACCAAAAATCTACCCCTACGCCCGCACGCAAGCGCAGATTTTGCAGGATTATAACGCCGGCTTGGCAAGCCAAAGCGCCCCCCAAGGCGCGTCGGCTGCCTTTGGCTCCGAATCAACAAAATGGCTCACCGACGGCCTGGTCGGTTATTGGAAAATGGACGAAGCGAGTTGGAGCGGCACGAGCGGGGAAGTGAAAGACGCTAGTGACAACAATAATAACGGAACATCCGCCGGAGGCGTTACGACTGCGGGAGGAAAATTTGGCAATGGGGGGAGTTTTGATGGGGGGGATGATTATGTAAATGTAGGTGCTTTAAATGATGCAACAGCATTCGACAATAGTTTTTCGATTTCTGGCTGGTTCTATCGAAATGTTAATGATACTTCCGAAGATCATATTATTGATTTAGATTTTCAAAAACAAATTCATATTACTTCAAATCAGTTAAACTTTCAAGACCCCGCTGATGGATTATATCTTTCAAGCACCGGAACAATTACCCAGAATACTTGGTATCATTTTTCAATAGTGTATGATTTTTCGGGAAAGAATCTGATTATGTACCTAAACGGCGAAAAAAATAATCAAACTTCGGCTACGTTATCTTTACTCACCCCAAATGTTAGAATGGGGGAATATATTGGTGGAGGTAATTATTATTTTCCGGGAAAAATCGACGAAACCCGTATCTACAACCGCGCGCTTTCTCCTTCTGAAATTAAAAAACTCTACGAATGGGCACCCGGGCCGGTCTTGCATCTTAAGATGGATGAAAAAGTACAAGGGGACGCAAAAACGATTGCTGATGATTCGACTTATGGCAATAACGGCACCACCCACTACGGCGCCAACACCACTGGAATGGATTGCACTGTGCCGGGCAAGTTTGGTTCAGCTTGCAATTTTGATGGGGTGGATGATTGGATAAATTGTGGCAATGGTTCCAGCTTGCAAAGTTCCGGCACCGTGTCGGTCGGCATGTGGATTAATAGTTCTCACGCAGGTTGGAATTTATTTGCCAAAAAGCAACTCTATAACGACAATGGCTGGTGGTTTGGAACGGATACTCTGGGCAGGTTGTATTTGTATATTCTTTCCGGCGGAACGTTCAGAGCGCAAAATGCGCCAACTGTTGTGACGGATGGAAAATGGCATTTTGTTTCTGCCACCTATGATGGCTATAAGGTTGTCTATTATGTAGACGGTGTAAATACCTACACTTATGATTGGGGCAGTTATTTGGCGGTGGGTAATACTAGCTATGATCTTTATATCGCGAGTGGTCCTTCCGAGGATCCTTTTCTAGGATTAATCGACGACGTCCGTGTATATAACTACGCCCGCACCCAACAGCAGATTTTGGATGATATGCTTGGCACGCCGGAGCCAGCAGGCGGAGGAGGCAATAGTCAACCAATCGCCAATTACAATTTCAACGAAGGCTACGGCTCTGTAGCACATAATTCCGGTTATGGCGGTGCAAGTTTAGCTGGAAACTTAGGTGTCGGATCATCCGCGCCGACTTGGACTAATGACGGCAAAAACGGCAAGGCGCTTAGTTTTGATGGGACGAATGATTATGTCGATGCAGGAACATATGGCGCTCGTCCGGAATTTTCCGTTTCCTATTGGTGCAAGCCGACCGCAGGGGAATCATGTGAAATATCAAAATATTTTAATGGCGGTGATTGGGGTGGTGAGTGGGTCGTTGCTGTAGATCCTGATCATAAAGCTCATTTCAGTGATTGGATTGGTAGTTATCACGATACTACTGGGACAACAGTTATGCAAAGCGGACAATGGTATCATTTTGTATTTTCTTTTGACAGTAGTGATACTAAAAAAATATTTATTAATGGAAAATTGGAAGCGAGCCTTGCTCTTTCGGGAGACATTGAATCCCTAACAGCCCAAAAAATAATTATTGGTGGAAGATCGCTCGATAATTCACCAGCCTACGCTGGCGGGGTTTTTGATGATGTCAAATTATATAATTATGCCCTCACCGAAGACGAAGTCAAATCCGACTACAACTCCGGCTACTCAGCAGTGGTGGGGAGTTCCGGGACGACTTCGGCTGGCGCTCCTAGCAATTCCGACTCACGCCAGTATTGCGTGCCGGGCGACACTTCGACATGCTCAGCACCGGTGGGGGAATGGCTGATGGATGAAAAAGTATCTGGCGACGCTAAAAACCTCAACGACACTTCCGGCAACGGCAACAACGGCACAACCGTTGACGGCGCCAACAACACCGGGATGGATTGCACCCAACCGGGAAAAGTCGGCAAAGCCTGCACGTTTGATGGGGTGGATGATTATGCGGCTCTCGGAACTGATCTGATTTCCACCAACACCGTCACTGTTTGCGCCTGGATAAAACCACAGGGCAAGAATGTTTTTGATGGGATAGTCAGCAACTCAAGATTTGTTTTCATGAGCTATAATCACGGAGCTAATTTGGCTTTAACTAGCGATGACGGATCTAGCGCTGTAATTTCGGATAAAACTTTAAATTTGAATACTTGGCAGTATGTTTGTGGAGTGCGCTTAAGCAATGGTACAGGAACCTTATATATAAACGGCGCCCAGTCAGGATCTTCAAACACCGGAACTCCAGTAACCGGCTATGGTCTCGCTATCGGCAATAGCCAGATCGGGGAGCATCCTTATGGCGGCCAGATCGACCAAGTCCGCATCTACAACTACGCCCGCACGCCGGCACAAATTGCTTGGGAATATAATCAAGGGCGGCCGATTGCCGAGTGGCGGATGAATGAGTGTCAGGGAACGGCGATTCATGATGACAGTGGCAATGGCAACACCGGCACATTAAATCTCGGCGCCTCCGGCCAAACCACCACCGGCACCTGTAGTGCCAATGCTAATACACCGTGGTATAATGGAAGAACCGGAAAATACGCCGCCAGTTTGAATTTTGATGGGGGGGATGATTGGGCATTGGTGAGCAATAGTTCAAGTTTGAACATAACAGGGAATAGTATGACAGTATCAATGTGGGCAAAAAGTAGTAGCCCAGGAAATTGGGAAGGGTTAGTGTGGAAAAGCGATGCTCCTTTGAGCTATGGGTACTTATTGTACACCGGAAGTGCGGGAAATTTACAGTTCGGAGTCCATACTACGAATAGCGGAGGAGTTATTTCTGGTGATTCAGGAAATATTGTTTGGGACAATAGTTGGCATTTTATTACGGGAATTTATGATGGAGCGAATGTCTATATTTATGTTGATGGCATCGCAAGAAATCATGCCGCTGCTACTGGCAATATTGTATCCAGCGATTCAGTTCCTCTTTATTTAGGTAGTTCAAATAATGGCTATTTTTTCCCCGGCCAAATCGACGAAGTCAAAATTTTCAACTACGCCCTCACCGCCGAACAAGTCAAGCAACTGTATAATAATTCTAGCGCGTTGAATTTCCAGTAG